A region from the Nostoc punctiforme PCC 73102 genome encodes:
- a CDS encoding cache and HAMP domain-containing protein: MKHLHRLFNPLAWPIAAKISVALVCAVLIPMIFTAYYNLQQSLNSVEAGEYRKLELLASSSASRFDQLIIDHHRVVAQVSNNRHVVDFLAADTPQKQEAHRDNLQATLQNVLRSHPDIDNVLLMDNKGECLAATDPKFIGENYSIIQDNFYGFGSLVSQTIENPGMFFSGRVRSPNGEIMGTTLLNIRGEDIWKTINALHIDFQSNIFLIDQQGVIISHADPSLLYHSLLMLPTKTLKQAVQNKRYGVDRVESLDIPELKVMVRAKQPGHATYQLPRSHMAQIVGFAPLATQPWVLGVSQSKAEFSIPLNRLIWLNSTSVVIVGGITAIIALLLGLSISRPIRALTVAAQALEDDDFDSHVLELHQNLAQFAHSQDDIGQLMCVFLEMAESVRMRDQRLKVQVQELCIEINETKRASHVAEITENEHFQQLQQKIQKLREQQVTQTETETEYYQRLQNQVQSLKERSHDP; this comes from the coding sequence ATGAAGCATTTACATCGGTTATTTAACCCACTTGCTTGGCCAATCGCTGCAAAAATTTCGGTAGCATTGGTTTGTGCTGTGTTGATACCGATGATCTTCACCGCCTACTACAATCTGCAACAGAGCTTAAACAGTGTAGAGGCTGGGGAATACCGCAAACTGGAATTGTTAGCTAGCAGTAGCGCTAGTCGCTTCGACCAGTTAATTATTGACCACCATCGTGTAGTTGCTCAAGTCAGTAATAATCGTCATGTAGTAGATTTCCTTGCTGCTGACACACCACAAAAGCAAGAAGCTCACCGCGACAACCTGCAAGCAACACTACAAAACGTCCTACGCTCTCATCCAGATATTGATAATGTCTTGCTGATGGATAACAAAGGTGAGTGCCTTGCTGCAACAGATCCAAAATTCATTGGCGAAAACTATTCGATTATTCAAGATAACTTTTACGGATTTGGTAGCTTGGTGAGCCAAACAATTGAAAATCCAGGAATGTTTTTCTCTGGGCGCGTGCGATCGCCTAATGGAGAGATTATGGGAACTACTCTACTCAATATTCGGGGGGAAGATATCTGGAAAACTATTAATGCTTTACATATAGACTTTCAGAGCAATATCTTCCTGATTGACCAACAGGGAGTAATCATTAGTCATGCTGATCCATCTCTTCTCTACCATAGCCTCCTGATGCTACCAACTAAAACGCTAAAGCAGGCTGTTCAGAACAAACGTTACGGTGTGGATCGGGTTGAGAGCTTGGACATCCCCGAATTAAAGGTGATGGTGAGAGCCAAACAGCCAGGACACGCCACCTATCAATTACCGCGATCGCACATGGCACAGATAGTCGGCTTTGCACCTTTAGCAACGCAACCTTGGGTATTGGGAGTCAGCCAATCCAAAGCAGAGTTTAGCATTCCTTTGAATCGCCTGATTTGGCTCAATAGTACCAGCGTGGTAATAGTCGGCGGAATTACTGCAATCATAGCGCTGCTCTTGGGGCTAAGTATTTCCCGACCGATTCGCGCCCTCACCGTCGCCGCCCAAGCATTGGAAGATGACGATTTTGATTCTCATGTACTAGAACTCCATCAGAATTTAGCTCAATTTGCCCATAGTCAAGATGATATCGGTCAATTAATGTGTGTCTTTTTAGAGATGGCTGAGTCAGTCAGAATGCGAGATCAGCGCCTAAAAGTCCAAGTACAGGAACTTTGCATTGAAATTAACGAAACCAAAAGAGCTAGCCACGTTGCCGAAATTACTGAAAATGAACACTTTCAGCAATTACAACAAAAAATCCAAAAGCTTAGAGAACAGCAAGTTACACAAACCGAAACTGAGACAGAGTACTACCAAAGATTGCAGAATCAGGTGCAATCTCTCAAAGAGCGATCGCACGATCCCTGA
- a CDS encoding helix-turn-helix domain-containing protein — translation MNKHCTADFQIVAEQALANTARSPDSLVSIFPSNPQLSQVFQFIETNYNQPISLSDVAVAVGYCAAYLTDLVRRNTGYTVNDWIVERRMVAARTLLLETDQCVSQVAQAVGYQHEGYFFRQFRRHHGITPKAFRKTQRS, via the coding sequence ATGAACAAGCATTGCACTGCTGATTTTCAGATAGTTGCAGAACAAGCCCTTGCCAATACTGCTAGATCACCAGATAGTTTAGTATCGATATTTCCTAGTAATCCTCAACTGAGTCAGGTCTTCCAATTTATTGAGACAAATTATAATCAACCAATCAGTTTATCTGACGTAGCTGTTGCCGTTGGTTACTGCGCGGCTTATTTGACTGATTTAGTACGACGCAATACAGGATATACAGTGAATGATTGGATTGTTGAACGTCGAATGGTAGCAGCACGCACTCTACTGCTAGAGACTGATCAATGTGTGAGTCAAGTTGCTCAAGCAGTTGGTTATCAGCATGAAGGTTACTTTTTTCGACAATTCCGCCGACATCATGGGATTACACCTAAAGCTTTTAGAAAGACCCAACGCAGCTAG
- a CDS encoding DUF7005 family protein codes for MSDLKSFRTDVLTDFGATAAQVEELLVYNQNVFDHNTLTDRVKFPLTSEPHIPAWEEYAVSAKVLGVFEVLKQRLVQFQFPIIEGISQTEAYQSATRRGVATDGMIATGLVLQEPEKLQLILHQSLAGTIPVLLTGNREDFVSLVQALTKRNEPQPVPNSMGACIVSGFNNWDRIRQYRQQWSAENPANCSQSSWLEEFGRLIPQKQLYQDKFILLSNSSYSNVSAKDIGLEKAQWQRLSLTIRLEHECTHYFTRRLFNSMQNNIFDELIADYRGIVAAIGTYRADWFLHFLGLESFPNYREGGRLQNYLGNPSLSDGAFKILQVLVKAAAENLQSFHVEYVSQLRDANIQPLMLIALTNLTLEELADKSADFRIQQILNNLLNIQSTDRIQVKAI; via the coding sequence ATGAGCGATCTAAAATCATTTCGTACTGATGTTCTTACCGACTTTGGAGCCACTGCTGCACAGGTAGAAGAATTATTGGTATACAATCAAAACGTCTTTGATCACAACACATTAACTGATAGAGTTAAGTTTCCCTTGACTTCTGAACCCCATATACCTGCTTGGGAAGAATACGCTGTTTCAGCAAAAGTTTTAGGAGTATTTGAGGTACTCAAACAGCGATTAGTACAATTTCAATTTCCCATAATCGAGGGTATTAGCCAGACTGAAGCGTATCAGTCTGCTACTCGTCGGGGTGTTGCGACAGATGGGATGATTGCAACAGGCTTAGTCTTACAAGAACCTGAGAAACTGCAATTAATACTACATCAAAGCTTGGCTGGAACCATCCCAGTATTATTAACTGGAAACCGAGAGGACTTTGTTAGTTTAGTTCAAGCTTTGACAAAGCGAAATGAACCGCAGCCAGTCCCAAACTCTATGGGAGCCTGTATAGTTAGCGGTTTTAATAACTGGGATAGAATTCGCCAATATCGCCAACAATGGTCGGCTGAAAATCCTGCTAATTGTTCTCAAAGTAGTTGGTTAGAAGAGTTTGGGCGGTTAATACCACAAAAACAGCTTTATCAGGATAAATTTATTCTTTTGAGTAATAGTTCTTATAGTAATGTTTCAGCCAAAGATATAGGACTTGAAAAAGCACAATGGCAGCGTTTATCCTTGACAATTCGGCTGGAACATGAATGCACTCACTACTTTACACGTCGGTTGTTTAATTCTATGCAAAATAATATATTCGACGAGTTAATTGCTGACTACAGAGGGATTGTAGCCGCTATTGGGACTTATCGAGCCGACTGGTTTTTGCACTTTTTGGGGTTGGAGTCTTTTCCTAATTATCGAGAGGGAGGTAGACTACAAAATTACCTCGGTAATCCGTCACTTTCTGATGGGGCTTTTAAGATTTTACAGGTATTAGTGAAAGCTGCTGCTGAAAATTTGCAGTCTTTTCATGTTGAGTATGTGAGCCAGTTGAGAGATGCTAATATTCAACCCCTAATGTTAATAGCATTGACTAACTTGACGTTAGAAGAATTAGCTGATAAATCAGCTGATTTTCGTATTCAACAAATATTAAATAATTTGCTGAATATTCAATCTACAGACAGGATTCAGGTCAAGGCCATTTAA
- a CDS encoding MinD/ParA family ATP-binding protein: protein MAQIIAVHSFRGGTGKSNLIANMAATMALQGQRVGIIDTDIQSPGIHVIFGINENKMERTLNDYLWGYCNIKDAAYDVTEALAIEQGNTSTVKGSLHLVPCSIKASEIARVLREGYDVVRLNDGFQEFIRSLKLDYLLIDTHPGLNEETLLSIGISNVLVILLRPDHQDFQGTAVTVDVARKLKVPKMLLVINKVLPSLNFLDLQQQVEKIYNAPVVGILPLSEDMVQLASKGLFSLRYPQHPISQTIKGITNQIASLVVSH, encoded by the coding sequence ATGGCACAGATTATTGCAGTTCATTCATTCCGTGGTGGCACTGGCAAATCCAACTTGATTGCTAATATGGCTGCTACTATGGCTTTGCAAGGACAACGTGTAGGCATTATTGATACTGATATTCAATCACCAGGAATTCACGTGATTTTTGGGATTAATGAAAACAAAATGGAACGCACTCTCAATGATTATTTGTGGGGGTACTGTAATATTAAAGATGCTGCCTATGATGTTACTGAAGCTTTAGCTATAGAGCAGGGAAATACAAGTACAGTTAAAGGTAGCCTTCATTTAGTTCCTTGTAGTATTAAAGCTAGTGAAATCGCCAGAGTTCTCCGGGAGGGATATGATGTCGTTCGGCTAAATGATGGTTTTCAAGAATTCATTCGTAGTCTGAAATTAGATTATCTGTTAATTGATACACATCCTGGTTTAAATGAAGAAACTTTGCTTTCTATTGGAATTTCTAATGTTTTAGTAATTCTTTTACGTCCAGATCATCAAGACTTTCAAGGAACTGCCGTGACAGTCGATGTAGCTCGGAAGTTGAAAGTACCAAAAATGTTGTTAGTTATCAATAAAGTGCTGCCAAGCTTAAATTTTCTTGACTTGCAACAACAAGTAGAAAAAATATATAACGCTCCTGTCGTGGGGATTTTGCCTCTTTCAGAAGATATGGTACAGCTAGCAAGCAAAGGTCTTTTTTCTCTACGTTATCCTCAACATCCCATCAGTCAAACTATCAAAGGAATTACTAATCAGATTGCTAGTTTAGTCGTTAGTCATTAG